The Natrinema pellirubrum DSM 15624 region CGTGCTAACGGAGATCCGACTCTCGCTCCGTCACACGCACATTCCGAAGTTGGAGTCGGCAGGCGTGATCGAGTACGACCCGGAGCGAACGCTCGTGCGACCGACGGACCGGTTCGACCGGCTACAGCCCCAGCTGTCCGCCGTCCTCGACGCCGATCCCGAACTCGAGGGGCGGATCGAACTGCGGACGTGAACGGTTGGTTCGCCGCCCGCGATCGGCGTCTCTCGCGGCTCGGTTTCACCGTCGTTTCGAACGGCGGGCCGTCGTCGAGGATCGTTACGTTCGTGCTTCGACCCGCGCCTCGAGCCAGCGGACCGCCGGCGTCGCGGTGATCCCGTGGACGACGATCGAGACGAGAACGACGGCCCCGACGAGCGCCCACAGGCGGTCGGCGTCGGGAAAGGCGGCGTGGTTCAGCGCGTAGGCGAGGTAGTAAAAGGAGCCGATCCCGCGGACGCCGAAGAAGGCGATCGTCGCCCGCT contains the following coding sequences:
- a CDS encoding DUF7344 domain-containing protein, translating into MSENPIAFETVLDLCRSRRRRVVLAVLDAERRPLTVNDLRRTVLTSLHRTAVTDASDDVLTEIRLSLRHTHIPKLESAGVIEYDPERTLVRPTDRFDRLQPQLSAVLDADPELEGRIELRT